Proteins encoded by one window of Aliivibrio wodanis:
- the lpxD gene encoding UDP-3-O-[3-hydroxymyristoyl] glucosamine N-acyltransferase, which translates to MTRITLAELAEKLGATVHGNGDVVVHSIASMSKAGEGDITFLSDAKYRKQMGDCQATAVIVKEADVEFCQSNALIMKDPYLGFALAAQALDTTPAPAKDIAASAFIADDAVIGEGVAIGHNAVIESKAVIADGAIIGAGCFIGQEAKIGKNTKLWANVSVYHRVEIGNECLVQSGTVIGSDGFGYANDRGTWVKIPQLGSVIIGDNVEIGANTTIDRGAIDNTIIESNVIIDNQIQIAHNVQIGSGTAIAGGTIIAGSTKMGKHCIVGGGAVINGHINITDGVTITGMGMVMRSIAEKGIYSSGVPVQTNKEWRRTTARFYKINDMDKRLKAIERKIVD; encoded by the coding sequence ATGACACGTATTACGCTTGCTGAATTGGCAGAAAAACTAGGTGCAACAGTCCACGGAAATGGTGACGTTGTTGTTCATTCTATCGCCTCGATGAGTAAAGCAGGAGAAGGAGACATTACGTTTCTTTCTGATGCTAAATATCGTAAGCAAATGGGTGATTGCCAAGCCACTGCTGTGATAGTTAAAGAAGCAGATGTGGAATTTTGCCAATCAAACGCATTGATAATGAAAGACCCATATTTGGGTTTCGCATTAGCAGCGCAAGCGTTAGATACAACACCTGCACCAGCAAAAGACATTGCCGCGTCAGCATTCATTGCTGACGATGCTGTGATTGGTGAAGGTGTTGCTATTGGTCACAATGCGGTGATTGAATCAAAAGCCGTTATCGCAGATGGTGCGATTATTGGCGCTGGCTGTTTTATCGGGCAAGAAGCTAAAATTGGTAAGAATACCAAGTTATGGGCTAACGTATCTGTTTATCATCGAGTTGAAATTGGTAATGAGTGTTTAGTTCAATCAGGTACAGTTATTGGTTCTGATGGTTTTGGTTATGCAAATGATCGTGGTACTTGGGTTAAAATTCCTCAGTTAGGCTCTGTGATTATTGGTGATAATGTTGAGATAGGTGCTAATACGACAATTGATCGTGGTGCCATTGATAATACTATTATTGAAAGTAATGTAATTATTGATAATCAAATTCAAATTGCGCATAACGTACAAATCGGATCTGGTACAGCGATAGCTGGTGGTACAATTATCGCAGGTAGTACCAAAATGGGTAAACACTGTATTGTTGGTGGTGGTGCAGTAATTAATGGCCATATCAATATTACTGATGGTGTAACCATTACAGGAATGGGAATGGTGATGAGAAGTATCGCTGAGAAAGGCATATATTCATCAGGAGTTCCAGTACAAACTAATAAAGAGTGGCGTAGAACTACCGCTCGCTTTTATAAAATCAATGACATGGATAAGCGATTAAAAGCGATTGAAAGAAAAATCGTAGATTAG
- a CDS encoding outer membrane protein, OmpH-like, which translates to MILKKLVKVAALGAVLLSGSFFANAAEAATKVGYVNMAQIVQQMPQREAISEKLRAEFKDRIDELRSLESKIKGKVETIKRDGELLGASGQTKLEREIASLQSDYKLKAQALDEDNRRRQGEERQKLIMQVQQTVEKVANKEGYDMVVDAATLLWAKPEDNLSEKVIKAIK; encoded by the coding sequence ATGATTTTGAAAAAATTAGTTAAAGTAGCCGCTTTAGGCGCAGTATTGTTGAGTGGTTCTTTCTTTGCTAATGCAGCAGAAGCAGCAACTAAGGTTGGTTATGTAAACATGGCTCAAATCGTTCAGCAAATGCCGCAACGTGAAGCTATTTCAGAGAAGCTTCGTGCTGAATTTAAAGATCGTATTGATGAGCTACGCAGCTTAGAGTCAAAAATTAAAGGCAAAGTTGAAACGATTAAACGTGACGGTGAGCTTTTAGGTGCTTCTGGTCAGACAAAACTTGAGCGTGAAATCGCATCTCTTCAGTCTGATTATAAGCTGAAAGCACAAGCATTAGATGAAGATAACCGCCGCCGTCAAGGTGAAGAACGTCAGAAATTGATTATGCAAGTGCAGCAAACTGTTGAAAAAGTAGCAAATAAAGAAGGTTACGATATGGTTGTTGATGCAGCGACACTGCTTTGGGCAAAACCAGAAGACAACCTATCAGAAAAAGTTATCAAAGCAATTAAATAA
- the yaeT gene encoding outer membrane surface antigen, with translation MAMKKLLIASLLFGSVAAQSAETFVIDDIRFEGLQRVALGAALLKTPIRIGDSMSQQDVSKVIQALFASGNFEDVKVFRDGNALLIRVTERPTIANISFSGNKAIKEEQMQQNLEASSIRIGEALDRTTLSNIEKGLEDFYYSVGKYNATVHAVVTPLPRNRADLKFVFTEGVSAKIQQINFIGNNVFTDDQLRDRFNLNVDVAWWNFLADEKYQKQVLAGDIEALRSYYLDRGYLKFQVDSTQVSISPDKKGVYIALTVKEGNPYTVNGVKFQGELIGKKEEFEKQVTFEEGDVYNGSAVTRLEENVKRILGEAGYAYPQVRTMPEFDDENQTVSLVINVEAGNRMYVRDIKFVGNTSTKDEVLRREMRQMESAWLNSKSIETGKNRLNRLGFFETVDVQTVRVPGTDDQVDLVYSVKEANSGSVNFGVGYGTESGISFQVGLQQDNFIGSGNRVGINAMMNDYQKNISLDYRDPYWNLDGVSLGGKIFYNEFEASDAGIVDYTNQSYGANLTWGFPFDELNFFEAGIGYTHNKISNLEGYLQIEQYLNSVGDAYDDKGTLIVSDFDLTLSWTRNNLNKGYFPTAGNYQRASYKITTPNSDSQFFKAQYEVRQYYPLTKKHEFALLMRGKAGYGNGYGQTDGNDNLYPFYENFYAGGFSTLRGFGSNSAGPKAVYAQGSNGGIGNNTSYAATDDSVGGNATALASIELIVPTPFAGEEAQNQIRTSVFFDMASVWDTEFAYKEPKSDMDGKQYYYDYSDPSNFRSSYGAALQWMSPMGPLVFSIAKPVKIYEGDDEEFFSFTIGRTF, from the coding sequence ATGGCGATGAAAAAATTGTTGATTGCTTCACTGCTTTTTGGCAGCGTAGCAGCACAGAGCGCAGAAACATTCGTTATTGATGATATACGCTTTGAAGGATTACAGCGTGTTGCCTTAGGTGCAGCGTTATTAAAAACACCGATTCGAATTGGCGATAGTATGAGCCAACAAGACGTCTCGAAAGTTATTCAAGCATTATTTGCTTCTGGTAATTTTGAAGACGTAAAGGTTTTTCGTGATGGTAATGCATTACTTATTCGAGTGACGGAGCGTCCAACGATTGCAAATATCTCTTTTTCTGGTAACAAAGCCATTAAAGAAGAGCAGATGCAGCAAAATTTAGAAGCTTCTTCTATTCGTATTGGTGAAGCTTTAGATAGAACGACATTAAGTAATATTGAGAAAGGACTGGAAGATTTCTATTACAGTGTCGGTAAATATAACGCCACTGTACACGCCGTTGTTACTCCACTTCCTCGTAACCGTGCGGATTTAAAGTTTGTCTTTACTGAAGGTGTTTCAGCTAAAATTCAACAAATTAACTTTATTGGTAATAACGTATTTACTGATGACCAGCTGCGTGATCGCTTTAATTTAAATGTAGATGTAGCGTGGTGGAACTTTTTAGCAGATGAAAAGTACCAGAAACAAGTATTAGCTGGTGATATTGAAGCACTACGTTCATATTATTTAGATCGTGGTTACCTAAAATTTCAAGTTGATTCAACTCAAGTATCTATCTCTCCAGATAAGAAAGGGGTTTACATTGCCTTAACTGTAAAAGAGGGTAATCCTTATACGGTAAATGGTGTTAAATTCCAAGGTGAGTTGATTGGCAAAAAAGAAGAGTTTGAAAAACAAGTTACTTTTGAAGAGGGCGATGTATATAACGGCTCCGCAGTAACTCGTTTAGAAGAAAATGTAAAACGTATTTTAGGTGAGGCAGGTTATGCATACCCTCAAGTGCGTACCATGCCAGAGTTTGATGATGAAAACCAAACGGTATCATTAGTCATTAACGTTGAAGCGGGAAACCGTATGTACGTGCGTGATATTAAATTTGTTGGTAATACATCAACTAAAGATGAAGTATTGCGCCGTGAAATGCGTCAAATGGAAAGTGCATGGTTGAACTCTAAATCTATTGAAACGGGTAAGAATCGTCTAAACCGTTTGGGTTTCTTTGAAACAGTAGATGTACAAACCGTTCGAGTTCCAGGAACTGATGATCAGGTTGATTTGGTTTATTCTGTAAAAGAAGCCAACTCAGGCAGTGTTAACTTTGGTGTCGGCTATGGTACAGAATCAGGCATAAGCTTCCAGGTTGGTCTTCAGCAAGATAACTTCATTGGTTCAGGTAACCGTGTAGGTATCAACGCAATGATGAACGATTACCAAAAGAACATTAGTTTAGATTATCGCGACCCTTACTGGAACCTTGATGGTGTCAGTTTAGGTGGTAAGATTTTCTATAATGAATTTGAAGCGTCTGATGCAGGTATTGTTGATTATACCAACCAAAGTTACGGTGCAAACTTAACTTGGGGTTTCCCATTTGATGAGCTTAATTTCTTTGAAGCTGGTATTGGTTATACGCATAATAAAATTTCAAATTTAGAAGGTTATCTTCAAATTGAGCAATACTTGAATTCAGTTGGTGATGCTTATGATGATAAAGGGACTCTTATTGTAAGTGATTTTGATCTTACTCTTTCATGGACTCGTAATAACCTGAATAAAGGGTATTTCCCAACAGCGGGTAACTACCAACGAGCGTCGTATAAGATTACCACTCCAAACTCTGACTCACAGTTTTTTAAAGCACAATATGAAGTACGTCAATATTATCCATTAACTAAAAAGCATGAGTTTGCTTTATTAATGCGTGGTAAAGCTGGCTATGGTAATGGATACGGTCAAACGGATGGCAATGATAACCTATACCCATTTTATGAAAACTTTTATGCGGGTGGTTTCTCAACCTTACGTGGTTTTGGCTCTAACTCTGCAGGCCCTAAAGCTGTGTATGCTCAAGGATCAAATGGCGGTATAGGTAATAATACTTCTTATGCTGCAACAGATGACTCTGTGGGTGGTAACGCCACAGCTCTAGCAAGTATTGAGCTAATTGTACCAACCCCATTTGCTGGTGAAGAAGCTCAAAACCAGATCCGAACCAGTGTGTTCTTTGACATGGCGAGTGTCTGGGATACCGAATTTGCTTATAAAGAGCCAAAATCGGATATGGACGGTAAGCAATATTACTATGATTACTCTGATCCATCGAACTTCCGTTCTTCGTACGGTGCAGCATTACAATGGATGTCTCCTATGGGGCCGCTAGTATTCTCAATTGCGAAGCCTGTGAAAATTTACGAAGGTGATGATGAAGAATTCTTTAGTTTCACCATCGGGCGAACTTTCTAA
- the ecfE gene encoding membrane-associated protease EcfE encodes MSELLWNLSSFIIALGILVAVHEYGHFWVARRCGVIVEKFSIGFGKSLWSKTGKDGTEYSISMIPLGGYVKMLDERVDDVPEELKKHAFNNRPLWQRSAIVAAGPIANFLFAVVACWLAFMIGVTALKPVVGHVESNSIFSQAGIESGVELKFISGIKTSDWEAVNMAIVSHIGDETMSVTYSDNENIGVDVTKRLDLKDWAFDPEKDSPMLSLGFVPYRPALTLDVANVGASSAADNAGIMVNDRLYSINGKVLTEWQEVVDAIQANPNQAVALVVLRDGMKVSVSLTPDSKEIANGKIIGFAGVSPIYEAWPEGYRYEKQYGPVVALGKAIEKTGNIIDLTLTMTKKLFTGDVALNNLSGPISIAKGAGATAEYGLVSFLGFLALISVNLGIINLLPLPVLDGGHLLFFAIEGITRKPVSEKIQEIGYKVGTAMIMSLMAVALFNDFMRL; translated from the coding sequence ATGTCAGAACTTCTATGGAATTTATCATCATTTATTATTGCACTAGGCATTTTAGTTGCTGTGCATGAATACGGCCACTTTTGGGTTGCGCGCCGTTGTGGTGTAATTGTTGAGAAGTTTTCAATCGGTTTCGGTAAATCGCTTTGGAGTAAAACAGGCAAAGATGGCACTGAATACAGTATTTCAATGATTCCTCTTGGCGGTTATGTGAAGATGCTGGATGAACGTGTTGATGATGTGCCTGAAGAGTTAAAAAAGCACGCATTCAATAACCGTCCTTTATGGCAGAGAAGTGCCATTGTTGCCGCTGGTCCAATTGCTAATTTTCTATTTGCTGTTGTGGCTTGTTGGTTAGCATTCATGATTGGTGTCACTGCTCTTAAGCCTGTCGTTGGTCATGTAGAAAGTAATTCAATTTTTTCTCAAGCAGGAATTGAATCAGGAGTGGAACTAAAATTTATTTCTGGAATCAAAACTTCCGATTGGGAAGCTGTAAATATGGCGATTGTTTCTCATATCGGTGATGAAACAATGAGTGTAACTTATAGCGATAACGAAAATATTGGTGTCGATGTAACAAAGCGTCTTGATTTAAAAGATTGGGCCTTTGATCCTGAAAAAGATTCTCCAATGTTATCACTTGGCTTTGTTCCTTATCGCCCTGCGCTTACGTTGGATGTAGCGAATGTTGGTGCCAGCAGTGCAGCCGACAATGCAGGTATTATGGTTAATGATCGGTTGTATTCGATTAATGGTAAAGTGTTAACAGAGTGGCAAGAAGTTGTAGATGCTATTCAAGCAAATCCAAATCAGGCAGTAGCGTTAGTTGTACTTCGTGATGGAATGAAGGTAAGCGTATCCTTGACTCCTGATAGTAAAGAGATTGCTAATGGAAAAATTATTGGTTTTGCTGGTGTGTCACCGATTTATGAAGCGTGGCCAGAAGGCTATCGTTATGAAAAACAATATGGACCAGTGGTTGCACTTGGCAAAGCAATCGAAAAAACAGGCAATATTATTGACTTAACGCTTACCATGACAAAAAAATTGTTCACAGGTGATGTCGCTTTAAATAATTTAAGTGGCCCCATTTCGATTGCGAAGGGAGCTGGGGCGACAGCAGAATATGGCCTTGTGTCATTTTTAGGATTTTTAGCGTTAATTAGTGTTAATTTAGGCATTATTAACTTATTACCTCTTCCGGTTCTGGACGGCGGGCATTTACTCTTTTTTGCAATAGAAGGGATTACGCGTAAGCCAGTATCGGAAAAGATTCAAGAAATTGGTTATAAAGTAGGAACAGCAATGATCATGTCATTAATGGCTGTCGCTTTATTTAACGACTTTATGCGCCTTTAA
- the dxr gene encoding 1-deoxy-D-xylulose 5-phosphate reductoisomerase has protein sequence MRKLTILGATGSIGSSTLSVAKQNADKFDVVALGAGSNVEKMLELCCEWQPKYVAMASADAANTLVIKLKEHSLNIEVFSGEEGLCHIAQLDNVDTVMAAIVGAAGLLPTMSAVKAGKRILLANKEALVMSGQLFIDAVEKYGAELLPVDSEHNAIFQCLPEHIQTNLGRCDLDKNGISAILLTGSGGPFRYTDVSELDAVTPEMAIAHPNWSMGPKISVDSATMMNKGLEYIEARWLFNANKDQLKVVIHPQSVIHSMVQYKDGSVLAQMGLPDMRTPIACTMSYPQRINAGVEPLDFTKVGEFSFISPDFSRYPCLKLAIDACYLGQHATTGLNAANEQSVAAFLNGEIKFTDIARINELVLNKVCANFQNLELDSLESLIDLDRMARHYADEAIKKV, from the coding sequence ATGCGCAAGTTAACCATTTTAGGTGCTACTGGCTCTATTGGTAGTAGTACACTTTCAGTCGCAAAACAAAACGCCGATAAATTTGATGTTGTTGCATTGGGTGCAGGAAGTAACGTTGAAAAGATGCTGGAGCTTTGTTGTGAATGGCAGCCTAAATATGTTGCTATGGCAAGTGCTGACGCTGCAAATACGTTAGTGATTAAATTAAAAGAGCATAGCCTTAATATCGAGGTTTTTTCTGGTGAAGAAGGATTGTGTCATATAGCTCAGCTTGATAATGTTGATACCGTCATGGCAGCTATTGTTGGCGCAGCAGGTCTACTGCCAACTATGTCTGCTGTAAAAGCAGGGAAACGTATTTTACTTGCCAATAAAGAAGCACTAGTAATGTCTGGTCAATTATTTATTGATGCCGTCGAAAAGTATGGTGCAGAGTTACTTCCTGTAGATAGCGAGCATAATGCTATTTTTCAATGCCTTCCAGAGCATATTCAAACGAATTTAGGCCGATGTGATTTAGATAAAAATGGCATAAGTGCTATTTTATTGACTGGTTCTGGTGGTCCTTTTCGCTATACCGATGTGTCAGAGCTTGATGCTGTAACACCTGAAATGGCCATTGCACACCCCAACTGGTCAATGGGTCCTAAAATTTCTGTTGATTCAGCGACGATGATGAATAAAGGATTGGAATATATTGAAGCTCGTTGGTTGTTTAATGCAAACAAAGATCAATTAAAAGTAGTGATTCATCCGCAATCTGTCATTCATTCTATGGTGCAATATAAAGATGGTTCAGTGCTCGCTCAGATGGGACTGCCTGATATGAGAACACCAATCGCCTGCACGATGTCATATCCTCAGCGAATTAATGCAGGGGTAGAACCTTTAGACTTTACTAAAGTAGGTGAATTTAGCTTTATATCGCCTGACTTTTCTCGTTACCCATGTTTAAAATTGGCCATTGATGCTTGTTATTTAGGCCAACATGCAACAACAGGTTTAAATGCAGCAAATGAACAGTCTGTAGCTGCTTTTTTGAACGGTGAAATTAAATTTACCGATATCGCTCGAATTAATGAGCTGGTTTTGAACAAAGTATGTGCAAACTTCCAAAACCTTGAGCTAGATAGCTTGGAAAGCCTGATTGACCTAGATAGAATGGCGCGTCATTATGCCGATGAGGCAATTAAAAAGGTTTAA
- the cdsA gene encoding phosphatidate cytidylyltransferase: MKQRIITALILAPLVIAGIFMLPMQGFLIAIAAITLIGFWEWTQFTESKSRYIALIPSVAALAASLFLLPTATLELTTPSDGHQMILLVGSIWWLIASGLVLTFPTSKHLWQNNLPLKHLFGWLTMIPFLWSILLLRADSYVLDSFYGAKLVLLVCLLVWAADSGAYFAGKSFGKRKMSPAVSPNKTIEGLIGGIITAIIVGWVAADAFDIRFESTAAMLGIFIATIIISVLGDLVESMFKRASGIKDSGTIIPGHGGILDRIDSLTAAFPVFAFLYFL, encoded by the coding sequence TTGAAACAGCGTATTATAACCGCTCTTATTTTAGCACCTCTAGTTATTGCTGGTATTTTCATGTTACCAATGCAAGGTTTCTTAATTGCTATTGCTGCTATTACTCTTATCGGCTTTTGGGAATGGACTCAATTTACAGAGTCAAAATCTCGATATATTGCTTTAATTCCTTCAGTTGCGGCCCTTGCTGCTTCTCTATTTTTATTACCAACAGCTACGTTAGAGTTGACTACCCCAAGTGACGGTCATCAAATGATATTGTTGGTTGGCTCTATATGGTGGTTAATAGCATCAGGCTTAGTACTGACTTTTCCAACCAGTAAACACCTGTGGCAAAACAACCTACCTTTAAAACACCTTTTTGGTTGGCTAACCATGATCCCATTTTTATGGAGTATTTTATTACTGCGTGCTGACAGTTACGTCTTAGACAGTTTTTATGGCGCTAAGTTAGTGTTATTGGTTTGTCTATTAGTATGGGCAGCAGACAGCGGCGCTTATTTTGCGGGTAAATCTTTTGGTAAGCGTAAAATGTCACCTGCAGTGAGCCCAAATAAAACCATTGAAGGACTTATTGGTGGGATAATTACTGCGATTATTGTTGGATGGGTAGCAGCTGATGCCTTTGATATTCGATTTGAAAGTACAGCAGCTATGCTCGGTATTTTTATAGCAACTATTATTATTTCAGTACTCGGTGATCTTGTTGAAAGTATGTTTAAACGAGCATCTGGTATTAAAGATAGCGGAACTATAATTCCTGGTCATGGTGGTATCTTAGATCGTATTGATAGTTTAACTGCCGCATTCCCAGTATTTGCCTTCTTGTACTTTCTATAG
- the uppS gene encoding undecaprenyl pyrophosphate synthetase, giving the protein MTNQTNSELLSLKVLPKHIAVIMDGNGRWAKAQGKPRVFGHKAGVDAVRKTISAASKLGINAITLFAFSSENWRRPEEEVSVLMELFITVLSREVKRLHKNNIQLRVVGDTSQFSTRLQKKIMDAEALTCGNSGLVLNVAANYGGKWDITQAVQRLAYQVEQGNLQANNIDEAMIASKLTMSDLPDVDLMIRTSGECRISNFMLWQMAYAEFYFTDQYWPDFNEQSLADAIAWFVSRERRFGCTGEQIQALMNEKEQ; this is encoded by the coding sequence ATGACCAATCAAACTAATAGCGAGTTATTATCACTTAAAGTGTTACCCAAGCATATTGCGGTAATTATGGATGGTAATGGACGTTGGGCTAAGGCTCAAGGTAAGCCTCGTGTATTTGGTCATAAAGCTGGTGTTGATGCGGTGAGAAAAACCATATCAGCAGCGAGTAAATTGGGCATCAATGCTATCACTCTTTTTGCGTTTAGCAGTGAAAATTGGCGTCGGCCTGAAGAAGAAGTTAGTGTACTTATGGAACTGTTTATTACGGTTCTTTCTCGTGAAGTAAAACGTCTTCATAAAAATAATATTCAGTTACGTGTAGTCGGTGATACTTCTCAATTTAGTACTCGTCTTCAAAAGAAGATAATGGATGCAGAAGCATTAACCTGTGGAAACTCAGGACTTGTGTTAAATGTTGCAGCCAATTACGGCGGCAAGTGGGATATTACTCAAGCGGTGCAACGTCTTGCCTATCAAGTAGAGCAAGGTAATTTACAGGCAAATAATATAGATGAAGCAATGATAGCTTCTAAGCTGACAATGTCAGATTTGCCTGATGTGGATTTGATGATACGAACCAGTGGTGAGTGCCGAATTAGCAATTTTATGCTATGGCAAATGGCCTATGCTGAGTTCTATTTCACTGACCAATATTGGCCTGACTTTAATGAACAAAGCTTAGCTGATGCTATCGCTTGGTTCGTTAGTCGAGAAAGACGATTTGGTTGTACAGGTGAGCAAATCCAAGCTCTAATGAACGAAAAGGAACAATAA
- the frr gene encoding ribosome recycling factor, with protein sequence MINEIKKDAQERMEKSVEALRNSLLKIRTGRAHPSLLAGLSVEYYGARTPINQVANIIAEDSRTLAITVFDKELAGLVEKAIMMSDLGLNPMSAGTVIRVPLPPLTEERRKDLVKIVRGEAENGRVAVRNIRRDANGDVKALLKEKEISEDDDRRAQDEIQKLTDAAVKSIDEVLAVKEKELMEV encoded by the coding sequence GTGATTAACGAAATCAAAAAAGACGCTCAAGAGCGCATGGAAAAAAGCGTAGAAGCACTGAGAAACAGCCTGCTAAAAATTCGTACAGGTCGTGCTCACCCAAGTCTTCTAGCCGGTCTTTCTGTTGAGTACTACGGTGCAAGAACACCAATTAATCAAGTAGCAAACATCATTGCTGAAGATTCTCGTACTCTTGCTATTACTGTTTTTGACAAAGAGCTTGCTGGCCTTGTTGAGAAAGCAATCATGATGTCAGATCTTGGTTTAAATCCGATGTCAGCTGGTACAGTTATACGTGTACCACTTCCACCGTTAACAGAAGAGCGTCGTAAAGACCTTGTTAAAATCGTACGTGGTGAAGCTGAAAACGGTCGTGTTGCTGTACGTAACATTCGTCGTGATGCAAATGGTGATGTTAAAGCACTTCTAAAAGAGAAAGAAATCTCTGAAGATGACGATCGCAGAGCACAGGATGAAATCCAAAAATTAACTGACGCTGCAGTGAAAAGTATTGATGAAGTACTTGCAGTGAAAGAAAAAGAGTTAATGGAAGTATAA
- the pyrH gene encoding uridylate kinase, with the protein MTTNPKPVYQRILLKLSGEALQGEEGFGIDPATLERMAQEIKELIELGVQVGVVIGGGNLFRGAGLAEAGMNRVVGDHMGMLATVMNGLAMRDALHRAYVNARVMSAIPLKGVCDDYNWADAIAQLRQGRVVIFSAGTGNPFFTTDSAACLRGIEIEADVVLKATKVEGVFTADPVSNPDAELYDKLDYNTVLEKELKVMDLAAFTLARDHKMPIRVFNMNKPGALRRVVMGEAEGTLISSAE; encoded by the coding sequence ATGACGACGAACCCGAAACCAGTATATCAACGTATTCTATTGAAACTTAGTGGTGAAGCACTTCAAGGCGAAGAGGGTTTTGGTATCGACCCTGCAACGCTTGAGCGTATGGCTCAAGAAATAAAAGAACTTATTGAACTAGGTGTTCAAGTTGGTGTTGTTATCGGCGGTGGTAACCTTTTCCGTGGTGCAGGTCTTGCAGAAGCAGGCATGAACCGTGTAGTTGGTGACCATATGGGTATGCTAGCAACAGTAATGAATGGCCTTGCAATGCGTGATGCGCTTCACCGTGCTTACGTTAATGCACGTGTAATGTCAGCAATTCCTCTTAAAGGTGTATGTGACGATTACAATTGGGCTGATGCTATCGCTCAACTTCGTCAAGGCCGAGTAGTAATTTTCTCTGCTGGTACTGGTAACCCATTCTTTACGACAGATTCTGCTGCGTGTTTACGTGGTATCGAAATTGAAGCTGATGTTGTTTTAAAAGCAACAAAAGTAGAGGGTGTGTTTACAGCTGACCCAGTATCTAACCCAGATGCAGAATTGTATGATAAACTGGATTACAACACAGTTCTTGAAAAAGAATTAAAAGTTATGGACTTAGCAGCATTCACTCTTGCTCGTGATCATAAAATGCCAATTCGTGTGTTCAATATGAACAAACCTGGTGCATTACGTCGCGTAGTTATGGGTGAGGCTGAAGGTACTTTAATCAGCAGCGCTGAGTAA
- the tsf gene encoding elongation factor TS, which translates to MATVTAALVKELRDRTAAGMMECKKALVEAEGDIELAIENMRKSGAAKAAKKAGNIAAEGTIIIKEEAGVAVLLEVNCQTDFVAKDAGFLAFANEVAEAALTERLEDIVALQAKFEDTRIALVTKIGENISIRRVQLVEGVALASYRHGEKIGVVVAGEGEAETLKHIAMHVAASKPEYVNPSDVPAEVVEKEKAVQVEIAMNEGKPQEIAEKMVIGRMKKFTGEVSLTGQAFIMEPKKTVADILKEKGASVSTFVRLEVGEGIEKVAEMSFADEVAAVQKG; encoded by the coding sequence ATGGCAACTGTAACTGCTGCTCTAGTTAAAGAACTTCGTGATCGTACTGCTGCTGGTATGATGGAATGTAAGAAAGCACTTGTTGAAGCTGAAGGCGACATCGAGCTAGCAATCGAAAATATGCGTAAATCTGGCGCAGCAAAAGCGGCTAAAAAAGCAGGTAACATCGCTGCTGAAGGCACAATCATCATTAAAGAAGAAGCTGGCGTTGCCGTTCTTCTTGAAGTTAACTGTCAAACTGACTTCGTAGCTAAAGATGCTGGTTTCCTAGCATTTGCTAACGAAGTTGCAGAAGCTGCTTTAACAGAGCGTCTAGAAGACATCGTGGCTCTTCAAGCTAAGTTTGAAGATACTCGTATCGCTCTAGTTACTAAAATTGGCGAAAACATCAGCATCCGTCGCGTTCAACTTGTTGAAGGTGTTGCACTAGCTTCTTACCGTCACGGCGAGAAAATCGGTGTTGTTGTTGCTGGTGAAGGCGAAGCTGAAACACTTAAGCACATCGCTATGCACGTTGCTGCTTCTAAGCCTGAGTACGTTAACCCATCTGACGTACCTGCTGAAGTAGTAGAAAAAGAAAAAGCTGTTCAAGTTGAAATCGCTATGAACGAAGGCAAGCCTCAAGAAATCGCTGAGAAAATGGTTATCGGCCGTATGAAGAAATTCACGGGCGAAGTTTCTCTAACAGGTCAAGCTTTCATCATGGAACCTAAGAAAACTGTTGCTGACATTCTTAAAGAAAAAGGCGCATCAGTATCTACCTTCGTTCGTTTAGAAGTTGGTGAAGGTATCGAGAAAGTAGCTGAAATGAGCTTTGCAGACGAAGTAGCAGCGGTACAAAAAGGTTAA